The Salvelinus alpinus chromosome 14, SLU_Salpinus.1, whole genome shotgun sequence genomic sequence CTTGGGAACCTCTAGCCCCCTACAGTGTGTATCCATCCCAGAGTCAGGTGAGGCTCAACCAGTTTTTCTTTGTACGAGTTGACTTGCCATTAGTATAATCTTATCCTCTGTTAACACTTCACCAAGTAACTAATTATGCCAGCTTTCTCTCTTGCTATTTCTTTATCTTCCTGTACAGAAAGGACAAGGCATACCAGGATTGTGGCTATCAGTGTGACCCTTACCATCCTTTTGGGATTCTTGGTAGTTGGCCTTGCGTTCATCTACAGGCACCATGAGAAAATTAAACAGTTCCTTCGACCCCCACTACAGCTACCAGACCACTATCGTGAGGTACATCTATGTCCTGTGAAACAAAATGTTTCATGTGATAACAGGATCTAGTCATCAGGgtatatgtaaactcagcaaaaaaataaatgtcctctcactgtcaactgcgtttattttcagcaaacttaacatgtgtaaatatttgtatgaacaaaacaagattcaacaactgagacataaactgaacaagttccacagacatgtgactaatagaaattgaatgtgtccctgaacaaatgggggatcaaatcaaaagtaacagtcagtatctgctttggccaccagctgcattatgtactgcagtgcatctcctcctcatggactgcaccagatttgcctgttcttgctgtgagatgttaccccactcttccaccaaggcacctgcaagttcccggacatttctggggagaattaccctagccctcaccctccgatccaacaggtcccagacgtgctcaatgggattgagatccgggctcttcggtggccctggcagaacactgacattcctgtcttgcaggaaatcccgcacaaaacgagcagtatggctggtggcattgtcatgctggagggtcatgtcaggatgagcctgcaggaagggcacCACATGAGGAGGATgttttccctgtaacgcacagcattgagattgcctgcaatgac encodes the following:
- the LOC139538533 gene encoding uncharacterized protein isoform X2, whose amino-acid sequence is MLCLKCVLSFWTLCQVIKQAHPADSCSPVVQIKPQAGSLMVNIGKNCLWDEHGDHCHYVVNYGREGEKLEEYVSKSPKTLRGLEIGGRYCVQVRYVCYHNPLGTSSPLQCVSIPESERTRHTRIVAISVTLTILLGFLVVGLAFIYRHHEKIKQFLRPPLQLPDHYRELHYVLQCISSSWTAPDLPVLAVRCYPTLPPRHLQVPGHFWGELP